One window of the Salvia miltiorrhiza cultivar Shanhuang (shh) chromosome 6, IMPLAD_Smil_shh, whole genome shotgun sequence genome contains the following:
- the LOC130987554 gene encoding leucine-rich repeat receptor-like protein kinase TDR — MQVPMEILQPLYLILLAPLMLMQPLVADDDPLSYALLTLKYEILDHSNTLSDWSLPSQPHPSPQIHACSWTGVQCNHNSTKITAIDLSMKNLGGSLSGKQFNLFVDLLDLNLSHNSFSDQLPPGIFHLKSLTSLDISRNNFSGVFPPGISNLTNLAVLDAFSNSFSGALPADVAYLDSLTVLNFAGSYFSGPIPSDYGSFKSIQFIHLAGNFLNGNIPPELGNLNTLSHMEIGYNLYEGGIPWQFGSMSELTYLDIADAKISGPIPPQLSNLTKLESLFLFRNQLSGKIPWELSRISNLKSLDLSDNLLSGPIPDSFSELKNLKLLSLMYNELSGSVPDGIAKLPQLDTLLIWSNYFTGSLPEDLGRHSRLQHVDVSTNLFVGNIPAGICAGGELMKLILFSNNFTGGLSPSLSNCSSLVRLRVEDNRFSGDISLHFGNFPDVSYVDLSRNMFVGGVPSDIDQALRLEYFNVSGNPELGGVIPMNLWSLPNLQNFSMVSCGVSGNIPPFEGCKSVSVIELGMNNLSGNVEQSVSNCKQLVVMDLASNNLSGSIAMELATLPALTILDLSHNALTGPIPAKFGTSSSLRLLNVSYNDISGAIPSNKTFKMMDESAFLGNPKLCGAPLRACPRESGISNGLQLGSRRAQKLAWVLILCAVTALLIMAAVLGIVYLRRGSKGQWKMVAFDGLPQFTAKDVLRSFNCVEGTALPDSICKVVLPTGITVSARKIEWEAKEMKEMLQFLSRIGETRHENLARLLGICYNNELAYLLYDYMPNGNLAEKIGMSRDWESKCRIIHGVARALCFLHHDCSPPIPHGNLKARNVLLDENMEPRLSEFGLSSIVESPENPLPAKIRKETGGFITSIRDEMDMDVYSLGELILEVLTNGGVLQREDLLRHNDEGVKSAVEVALLCTRSRPADRPTVQDALKRLPGPKRRP, encoded by the exons ATGCAAGTTCCAATGGAGATTCTCCAGCCCTTGTATCTCATTCTGCTAGCTcctttgatgttgatgcagCCACTTGTTGCAGATGATGATCCTCTCTCCTATGCCCTCTTGACCTTAAAATATGAAATTCTTGATCACTCCAACACCTTGAGTGACTGGTCTCTACCCTCTCAACCCCACCCCTCCCCCCAAATCCATGCATGCTCATGGACTGGAGTCCAATGCAACCACAACTCAACCAAAATCACTGCCATAGACCTCTCAATGAAGAATCTTGGCGGCTCTCTTTCAGGAAAACAGTTCAATCTTTTCGTCGATCTCCTCGATCTCAACCTCAGCCACAACTCCTTCTCAGACCAGCTCCCACCTGGGATCTTCCACCTCAAAAGCCTCACATCATTAGACATAAGCAGAAACAATTTCTCTGGTGTTTTCCCACCTGGGATTTCTAATCTTACCAATCTTGCTGTTCTTGACGCCTTCAGCAACAGCTTCTCTGGGGCCCTCCCTGCAGACGTTGCATACCTTGATTCCCTCACAGTCTTGAATTTTGCAGGGAGTTATTTCAGTGGCCCAATCCCATCAGATTATGGCTCCTTCAAATCAATCCAATTCATTCATTTAGCTGGGAATTTCCTCAATGGAAACATACCTCCTGAGCTGGGGAACCTCAACACACTTTCCCATATGGAGATTGGTTACAATTTATATGAAGGTGGGATTCCATGGCAGTTTGGTAGTATGAGTGAGCTCACCTATCTTGACATTGCAGATGCAAAAATCTCAGGCCCAATCCCACCCCAACTCAGCAACCTCACCAAGCTCGAATCCCTTTTCCTCTTCAGGAATCAGCTGAGTGGGAAGATTCCATGGGAGCTCAGCAGAATCTCCAACCTCAAAAGCTTGGATCTTTCAGACAATCTGCTATCTGGGCCAATCCCAGACAGCTTCTCTGAGCTGAAAAACCTCAAACTGCTGAGTTTGATGTACAATGAGCTGTCCGGCTCTGTCCCTGATGGCATTGCTAAGCTTCCACAGCTTGACACTCTCTTAATATGGAGCAATTACTTCACTGGCTCACTGCCTGAGGATTTAGGCAGGCATTCGAGGCTGCAACATGTCGATGTTTCGACTAATTTGTTTGTGGGAAACATTCCTGCTGGTATCTGTGCTGGAGGGGAGCTGATGAAGCTGATTCTGTTTTCAAATAATTTCACCGGAGGGCTGTCTCCATCTCTCTCAAATTGTTCGTCTCTGGTTCGCCTTCGTGTGGAAGATAACCGGTTTTCAGGTGACATCTCTCTGCATTTTGGGAACTTTCCTGATGTTTCATATGTGGACTTGTCAAGGAATATGTTTGTAGGAGGTGTCCCATCTGATATTGATCAAGCTCTTAGACTTGAGTACTTCAATGTGTCTGGTAATCCAGAGCTTGGAGGCGTGATACCGATGAATTTATGGTCTCTGCCTAATTTACAGAACTTTTCCATGGTTTCTTGTGGTGTGTCTGGGAATATCCCTCCATTTGAGGGGTGTAAATCTGTTTCTGTAATTGAATTGGGAATGAACAATTTATCTGGAAATGTTGAACAGAGTGTGTCTAATTGTAAGCAGCTTGTGGTTATGGATTTAGCTAGCAACAATTTGAGTGGCTCAATAGCTATGGAGCTTGCTACTCTCCCTGCTCTCACCATACTAGACCTGTCACACAATGCTTTAACCGGTCCCATCCCGGCCAAATTTGGGACCTCGTCGAGCTTGAGGCTTCTCAACGTGTCCTACAATGACATCTCGGGTGCAATCCCTTCCAACAAGACGTTCAAGATGATGGATGAGAGCGCGTTTCTTGGCAATCCGAAGCTCTGTGGGGCGCCCCTGAGAGCCTGCCCTCGTGAAAGTGGGATCTCGAACGGGCTCCAGCTTGGGAGCAGGAGAGCTCAGAAGCTGGCTTGGGTTCTGATATTGTGTGCAGTGACGGCTTTGTTGATCATGGCTGCAGTTTTGGGGATAGTCTACTTGAGAAGAGGGAGTAAAGGGCAGTGGAAAATGGTTGCTTTTGATGGGCTTCCTCAGTTCACAGCAAAGGATGTTTTGAGGAGCTTTAACTGCGTTGAAGGCACGGCCTTGCCGGATTCCATCTGCAAAGTGGTGCTGCCCACGGGGATCACCGTCTCAGCTAGGAAGATCGAGTGGGAGGCGAAGGAGATGAAGGAGATGTTGCAGTTTTTGAGTAGGATTGGGGAGACAAGGCATGAGAATTTGGCAAGATTGCTTGGGATTTGCTACAATAATGAGCTTGCTTATTTGTTGTATGactacatgcctaatggaaaccTAGCAGAGAAGATTGGGATGAGCAGAGATTGGGAGAGCAAGTGCAGGATAATCCATGGAGTTGCAAGGGCACTATGCTTCCTCCATCACGACTGCTCCCCGCCTATCCCCCATGGGAATCTCAAGGCGAGGAACGTGCTTCTCGATGAAAATATGGAGCCCCGTTTGTCGGAGTTTGGACTCAGTTCAATAGTTGAGTCACCAGAAAATCCCCTGCCAGCAAAGATTAGGAAGGAGACAG GTGGTTTCATAACATCTATAAGGGATGAAATGGACATGGATGTGTACAGCTTGGGAGAGCTGATTCTTGAGGTCTTAACAAATGGTGGAGTCCTTCAAAGGGAGGATCTGCTGAGGCACAACGACGAGGGCGTGAAGTCAGCCGTGGAGGTTGCGCTGCTCTGCACGAGGAGTAGGCCGGCCGATAGGCCTACCGTGCAAGATGCACTGAAGCGGCTGCCGGGGCCAAAGCGCAGGCCATGA